The sequence AATGCCGTTGCGTTCTGTGTCTCCTTCAGCAACAGCACCAATGCGCCCATCCGGGTCGAGTTGCCGCCGGGGCTGATCTGGGTGGCCGAAACGAGTGCGCTCTTTCAGGATATTTCGCAGAACGGTATCCTCGTCAAGACCGTGACGATACTGGTGCCCGCGCATGCTGTCGAGACCGCCTGGCTGGTGGCTTATTGCATCAACTACGATCGGGACGGCACCCGGCCCGGCGACACCTTCGAGGCTCAGCCGATTCTGAGCAACCACCCCGGTATCAGCGCACTGGCGAAACAACTGGCGACCAAGAAGATCAACGAGGAAGAGTACGCCAGCGAACCAACCGCGGCCGAACGGCAGCAGTTAGCGTTCATCGGGGTCGCGGTTGTCGATGTGCAGACCTACGGCACCGTGCAGCCCAGCACGCAGGCTTACCTCAACCAGTTACCCAACGCCAGGTAACGTACCCAGCCGCGCTTACTCGCTGCGCAAACTCGCCACGGGATTCATGCGGGCGGCCCGGATGGTCTGGTAACTGATCGTGAGCAGCGCAACGCTCACCGCCAACGTACCGGCCGCCGCCACGACCCACCAGTGGAGGTCGGTGCGGTAGGCAAAGCCGGCCAGCCACTGCTGCATGGCCCACCACGCCAGCGGCGACGCCAGCGCGATGGCCACCAGCACCAGCCGCAGCACCTCCGTCGACAGCAGCGCAACGAGGCTCGGCACCGACGCACCCAGCACCTTCCTGACACCGATTTCTTTGGTGCGTCGCGTTACCGACAACGCCACCAGCCCGTAGAGCCCCAGGCCGCAGATCACCATGATCAGCCCGGCAAACAGGTTGACGAGCCGCGCCAGCGTGGTTTCGGTTTCGTAGAAACGCGCCAGCTGATCGTCGAGGAAGCTGTACGTAAATACGTCCGTTGGGTAAAGGCGCTGGAATACGGCCCGGATATGAGCGAGCGTTTGCTCCGACGAGGCCCCCGCCATGCGGATGCCCGCCTGCCGGTACATGGCCGGAAACGACGCGATGAAACAGGGCTCGATGGGTTCGTGCAATGATTTCAGGTGGAAGTCTTTGACCACACCCACGATGGGCAGCGGCACCGCCGACAGGTAGTATTGCATGCGTTGCCCCAGAATGGCCTCGGGTTTCTGGTAGCCGAGCTTGCGCATCAGCGTTTCGTTGATGACGTACTCGCGGATGGAATCGCTAGCGACTAGGTTGCGGCCCGCCACCAGCTGCATGGCATAGGTGTTCAGGTAATCGGCGTCGGCGAGGCGTTCCCGCACGGGAAAACTCGTCCAGTCGGGATCCGAGCCGAATTTGAAGGAGCCGCCGTTCATCTCGCTCGCCGAGGGCGGTCGGTATTGCAGCGTCACCGACCGGATGGCGGGGTATTGGCTCAGTTCGTTTTTGAGCGTCGTCCACGCGTTTTTCCCGTCGGTGGGCAGATTCACGATCAGCACATTATTCTGCCGGAAGCCCAGATCGGTCTGTTGGGTGAACCGCACCTGCTTTACCACCACCAGCGCGCCCACCAGCAGCGCCTGGCAGATCACAAACTGGAGCACGATTAGCCCCTGCCGCAGCGAGTAGCCCCCCACCGCCGACGCCGGTACGTTGCCGCGCAGGCTCGCCTGTGGGCTGAACCGCGCCAGCACAACCGCCGGATACCCGCCCGCCAGCAGCACGACGCCCAGCGGCAGCAGCCCGATGAAGAGCAGCGTGGGTACGTTGGGCCGCAGGGCCAGCGGCGCGTGCACCCAATTGCGGAAGAGCGGCAGGGTAACCGTTGTGAGCAGTAGCGCCAGCAGCAGAGCGATGCCAACGATCAAACTTGTTTCGAGCAGAAACTGACCCGCCAACTGCCCCCGCGAACTACCCATCGTTTTGCGGACGCCCACTTCTTTGCTGCGCCGAAACGCCTGCGCCGTCGCCAGGTTGATAAAGTTGATGCAGGCCGTCAGCACCAGAAACAGGCCGATCAACCCCACCGCCCCCAGCAGCGACCGCCGAATGACGCCCCCCGATCGACGAACGTCGAAATGCATGTCGGCCAGGGGTTGGGTGTGAAACTGGTAGACGTGCGCCAGCTCGCCGTAGTGCGTTTTCGACAGGGCAGGCAGTGAAGCCTCAAGTTGCCCGATGGCGGTAGGCGGCGCATTGGGTTTGAGCGTGAAATAGAGCCGGTTGGTGCTGTTGAGTTGGCCCCACTCGGTGACGTCATACGTCGGGTCGAGCTGCCGGATCGTGGGCATCGAGATAAACAGGCCGATGCGGGTATCAGTGGGGTTGGTGGGGTCAGCTACGACGCCCGTGACGGTGGCCTTGACGCGGTGATCCAGCTCGATGACCTGCCCCAGCGGGTTGGCCGGTCCAAAATAGCGCTGCGCCCACGACTCGGTGAGCACGACGCTACCGGGCGCGCGCAGGGCTGTTTTGGGGTTACCGCTCAGCCAGTGGTAATCCAATATATCGAACAGCTCGCCTTCGACCAGCGCCGTGTTGTCCTGCTCGAGAAACCGCGCCGACGCACCCCCGTTCGGCGCGGTCAGGTTGACCGTGAGCGAGCGGTTCATGCGCACAAACGCGGCCTGCTCCACCTGTGGGTAGGCCGTGCGCAGCACCTGCGCCATCGGCAGCGGCGCTTCGGGGTAATACTCGACAACGCCATTGTCGAGGTGCAGGTCGGTGGTGATCCGGTAAATCCGGTCGAAGCGGGCGTGGTGGCGGTCGGTGCTGAGGTGGTGTTGCAGGAACAGGAAAATCAGCAGGCCGCCCGCCATGCCGATGGTGAGCCCGACGATGTTAAGCGCGGTATAGCCGCGTTGCGCCCGTAGCTGCCGCCCGGCGATGTGAAGGTAATGCTGTAGCATGTTGGCAACGTACCTGATGGAGCGACCAAGGTACGTACCCACCTGCTAAGCAGCCTGTTAAGAGTTGTTAAGGTACGTTGGCGGAT comes from Fibrella aestuarina BUZ 2 and encodes:
- a CDS encoding ABC transporter permease gives rise to the protein MLQHYLHIAGRQLRAQRGYTALNIVGLTIGMAGGLLIFLFLQHHLSTDRHHARFDRIYRITTDLHLDNGVVEYYPEAPLPMAQVLRTAYPQVEQAAFVRMNRSLTVNLTAPNGGASARFLEQDNTALVEGELFDILDYHWLSGNPKTALRAPGSVVLTESWAQRYFGPANPLGQVIELDHRVKATVTGVVADPTNPTDTRIGLFISMPTIRQLDPTYDVTEWGQLNSTNRLYFTLKPNAPPTAIGQLEASLPALSKTHYGELAHVYQFHTQPLADMHFDVRRSGGVIRRSLLGAVGLIGLFLVLTACINFINLATAQAFRRSKEVGVRKTMGSSRGQLAGQFLLETSLIVGIALLLALLLTTVTLPLFRNWVHAPLALRPNVPTLLFIGLLPLGVVLLAGGYPAVVLARFSPQASLRGNVPASAVGGYSLRQGLIVLQFVICQALLVGALVVVKQVRFTQQTDLGFRQNNVLIVNLPTDGKNAWTTLKNELSQYPAIRSVTLQYRPPSASEMNGGSFKFGSDPDWTSFPVRERLADADYLNTYAMQLVAGRNLVASDSIREYVINETLMRKLGYQKPEAILGQRMQYYLSAVPLPIVGVVKDFHLKSLHEPIEPCFIASFPAMYRQAGIRMAGASSEQTLAHIRAVFQRLYPTDVFTYSFLDDQLARFYETETTLARLVNLFAGLIMVICGLGLYGLVALSVTRRTKEIGVRKVLGASVPSLVALLSTEVLRLVLVAIALASPLAWWAMQQWLAGFAYRTDLHWWVVAAAGTLAVSVALLTISYQTIRAARMNPVASLRSE